A part of Citrifermentans bremense genomic DNA contains:
- a CDS encoding DNA-directed RNA polymerase subunit alpha, producing MYRNWRDLIRPKKLQVETESLTNTYGKFFAEPFERGFGTTLGTGLRRVLISSLQGAAIVSVKAKGVLHEFSAVPGVTEDMTDIILNLKGVRLKVHGNESRMIRIVQKGEGVVKAKDIITDNNVEILNPEHHIATCSKDANLEMDLMVKVGKGYVPADRNRDEKAPVGTIPIDAIFSPVHKVNFTVTNARVGQITDYDKLTIEVWTDGSVKPQDAVAYASKILKDQLSIFINFDEDVEPQEEAEPEEERERFNENLYRSVDELELSVRSANCLKNAGIKLIGELVSRSEAEMLKTQNFGRKSLNEIKDILVDMGLTLGMKLENFPDPEIMRRLRGEQKEE from the coding sequence ATGTATAGAAACTGGCGCGATCTGATCAGACCTAAGAAGCTCCAGGTTGAGACGGAATCGCTCACAAATACATACGGGAAGTTCTTTGCCGAGCCTTTTGAAAGGGGCTTCGGCACCACCCTGGGAACAGGTCTGCGTCGGGTCCTCATCTCCAGCCTGCAGGGGGCGGCCATCGTCTCCGTGAAGGCGAAGGGCGTACTGCACGAGTTCTCCGCAGTCCCGGGCGTCACCGAGGACATGACGGACATCATCCTGAACCTCAAGGGTGTGCGCCTCAAGGTGCACGGCAACGAGTCCAGGATGATCAGGATCGTCCAGAAGGGCGAGGGGGTGGTGAAGGCGAAGGATATCATCACGGACAACAACGTGGAGATCCTGAACCCCGAGCACCACATCGCGACCTGCTCCAAGGACGCGAACCTGGAGATGGACCTCATGGTCAAGGTCGGCAAAGGGTACGTCCCCGCTGACCGCAACCGCGACGAGAAGGCGCCGGTAGGGACCATCCCCATCGACGCGATCTTCTCCCCGGTCCACAAGGTGAACTTCACTGTAACCAACGCTCGCGTGGGTCAGATCACTGACTACGACAAGCTCACCATCGAGGTCTGGACCGACGGCAGCGTCAAGCCGCAGGATGCCGTGGCCTACGCTTCCAAGATCCTCAAGGACCAGCTTTCCATCTTCATCAACTTCGATGAGGACGTAGAGCCCCAGGAGGAGGCGGAGCCGGAGGAGGAGCGCGAGCGTTTCAACGAAAACCTGTACCGCTCGGTAGACGAGTTGGAACTCTCGGTTCGCTCCGCGAACTGCCTGAAGAACGCTGGGATCAAGCTGATCGGCGAACTGGTTTCCAGAAGCGAAGCCGAGATGCTGAAGACCCAGAACTTTGGCAGGAAATCTCTGAACGAAATCAAGGACATCCTCGTCGACATGGGCCTCACCCTCGGCATGAAACTGGAGAACTTCCCGGATCCCGAGATCATGAGGCGCCTGCGCGGCGAGCAGAAAGAAGAATAG
- the rpsD gene encoding 30S ribosomal protein S4: MARYTGPSCRLCRREGSELFLKGERCYTDKCAIKRRSYPPGQHGQGRIKVSDYGVQLREKQKVRRIYGILENQFRGYFETADRMKGVTGENLLFILERRLDNVAYRLGFATSRDEARQLVRHGHFTLNGKKVNIPSLQVKAGDVLQLREKSRKVAAISESLEGVVRRGIPQWLELDKDAFKGTVKAMPVREDITMPIQEQLIVELYSK; the protein is encoded by the coding sequence TTGGCTAGGTATACAGGGCCCTCATGCAGGCTGTGCAGACGGGAAGGTTCGGAGCTATTTCTTAAAGGCGAGCGTTGCTACACCGACAAATGTGCCATTAAGAGAAGAAGCTATCCCCCGGGGCAGCACGGCCAGGGCCGCATAAAGGTATCAGATTACGGTGTTCAGCTGCGTGAAAAGCAGAAGGTGCGTCGCATCTACGGCATCCTCGAGAACCAGTTCCGCGGTTACTTCGAGACGGCCGACCGGATGAAAGGCGTGACAGGCGAGAACCTCCTCTTCATCCTGGAGAGAAGGCTCGACAACGTCGCTTACCGCCTTGGCTTCGCAACCTCGCGCGACGAGGCACGTCAGCTGGTACGTCACGGACACTTCACCCTGAACGGCAAGAAGGTCAACATCCCTTCCCTTCAGGTGAAGGCAGGCGATGTCCTGCAGCTGCGCGAGAAGAGCCGCAAAGTTGCCGCCATCTCCGAATCTCTCGAAGGCGTAGTACGCAGGGGTATCCCGCAGTGGCTTGAACTGGATAAGGATGCGTTCAAAGGTACCGTCAAGGCTATGCCGGTACGCGAGGACATCACCATGCCGATTCAGGAACAGTTAATTGTCGAGCTCTACTCCAAGTAA
- the rpsK gene encoding 30S ribosomal protein S11 — protein MASPAKKVVKKKKEKKNIPNGVAHIQATFNNTMITITDPVGNVVAWCTSGAKGFKGSRKSTPFAAQMAAEDAAKKAQEHGMRSIEVYVKGPGSGRESALRALQAAGFAVSFIRDVTPIPHNGCRPPKRRRV, from the coding sequence ATGGCGAGCCCGGCTAAGAAGGTCGTTAAGAAGAAAAAAGAGAAGAAGAATATTCCTAATGGCGTCGCGCACATCCAGGCGACGTTCAACAATACCATGATCACCATCACCGACCCGGTCGGTAACGTGGTAGCCTGGTGCACCTCCGGTGCCAAGGGTTTCAAAGGGTCCAGGAAGAGCACCCCGTTCGCAGCGCAGATGGCTGCCGAGGATGCCGCCAAGAAGGCCCAGGAGCACGGTATGCGCAGCATCGAGGTGTACGTGAAGGGTCCCGGTTCCGGCCGCGAGTCCGCTCTGCGCGCGCTGCAGGCCGCCGGCTTCGCCGTCAGCTTCATCCGCGACGTCACGCCGATCCCGCACAACGGCTGCCGTCCCCCGAAGAGAAGAAGAGTCTAG